The nucleotide window TCACGTTTTGAGTAAGGCTGTTGGTGTTATCCAACACACTTCCTGGAGTTCTGTTACTGGTGATGGGTACCATAAAGGGCCAGAGGTGGGCATATTTCCACATTCAGCCTCCCCCTTTGCTTCCTACCAGAGGGAACATTATAAGCTTGACTGGCATCGGTTTAACCTAAAGCAACGTCTCAAGGACAAGCCTCTCCTGTCTGCCCTGGACTTTGAAAAGCAGAGTTCCACAGGTGATGGCTGGTAGACCTGTGTTGAGTAGGAcgtgggggtggaggaaggctCTAGTTTAGGAGCCTGTGGAAAGGTCAAAGATGGAACGCCAAACTTGTGCACCTCATGTTTTCAGGAGATCTTTCCAGCATCTCAGGATCAGAAGACTCAGACTCAGCCAGTGAAGAGGGCTTGCAGATTCTGGATGAGGAGAGGGCAGAGTATGAGAAGCCCAGCAGAGCCCAAGGCTTCCGCCCCCATCGGGTTCTTTTCCAGAATGCCCGGGGCCAGTTCCTTGATGCCTACCGCTGTGTCCTGGGCCCTCGCCAGGCAAGTGGCAGCGCAGGTTGTGTGGTCAACTGCAGCCTTTTGGACACTCAGCCTAGATTTCCCCTGAACCCAGtccatttcttacttttttctctttcttcctgttgcaTGTGGGGTCACAATTGACAGCACAGTCTTGGATTGAATTGGCCTGAATCTGGGGTCGGGTATAATGGAGTTAAGTTTGGAAACAGACCAATCTAGGCTTGAATTGTCATTCTGCCACTTGATCTTGACTACCTCTACAAGCTTCAAATTTCCTGacttgtaaaatggagacaagcCTCGGGATGGTTATATGAAATGAGATAGTGCAGGTGAAACACTTAGCCCTGGCACTTAGTTTCTTACTCTCAGTGAATGCAACAGATAGGTTTGTGCTGTCCCTCTGtcatccaggtgtccccagaaGAAACAGAACTGCTGCTACAGAACCTGCAAAACGGAGGTCCCGGATACTGTGTGGTGCTCATGGCTGCGGCTGGGCACTTTGCTGGTGCCATTTTTCAGGGGTGAGAGGGTGCTGCGTGGGTGTAAGGATGGAATGGACCCGGTTAGCCTGGGAGTACGGGCCATTTTCCAGTACTGAGTCCGTGTTGTCTACAGAAGAGACGTGGTGACACACAAGACCTTTCACCGCTACACGGTGCGGGCCAAGCGGGGCACGGCCCAGGGAGTTCGGGATGCCCGGGGTGCGGCTTCTCGTTCTGCCGGAGCCAACCTGAGGCGCTATAATGAAGCCACGTTATATAAGGTGAGTTAGGCGTCCCAGATCTGGTGGTCTGCTGATCTACTGTTTACCCCTCTCAACTTGGCAGGTACTCCAAGGGAGGGACTCCCGTATCCTCCCAGTCTTCGTTATTTCTGAGTAGGCGAAGGTAGACTAGGGATGGATCCCCAAGAACCTTAGCCTTCTCAttcttccttcccctatgttacCTTCTACTTCCCATCCCTTACACGTCACCTGTGGGCCATTTTTTGGTTGGAGATTTGAAAACAGCAAGTGAAGATACACTGGCCTGACTTACTCTTTTTTCTAGGATGTTCGTGACCTGCTGGCAGGGCCGGGCTGGGCTAAAGCACTGGGGGAGGCTGGGACAATACTGCTACGTGCCCCCCGCTCTGGCCGGTCCTTGTTCTTCGGAGGCCCTGGCGCACCCCTGCAACGGGGGGATCCCCGGCTTTGGGATATCCCCCTCGCTACCCGCAGACCCACCTTCCGGGAGCTACAGCGTGTGCTCCATAAGCTGACCACCTTGCATGTCCACGGTGAGCCTTTTTTCTAGATCCCCAGACTCCCTAGATCTTCCTGTACTTTCCAGCCCAAGCTTTGGTTCTCATTTGTACATCCAGACAGCATCTTCATTGAGAGAAACCTGGAATGGCTTCTCTTCAACTAAACTTGAGTAACGTCTTTTGTTTTATGGCAGAAGAAGACCCCCGGGAGACAGTCAGGTTGGACTCACCTCGGACACACTGGAAGACCATGAGAGAGAAGAAGGCTATCGAGGCAGAAAGAAAGGTCTCCAGTGATGAAAATGAGGCACTTGGGCAGAACGAGGAGTCTCCCAAACAGGGTTTGAGCACCATCTGGCAACTGTCCAATCTCTATCTGGGTGTCTATCCTGGAAATGCAGTCAGATCTCCTACTgtcacttccttcttttttttttaagtaggctccgcgcccagtacagagcccgatgcagggcttgaactcaccaccctgagattaagacctgagctgatatcgagtcggatgcttaaccgactgaaccacccaggcgccccacttcctTCTTTATAGATGAGCCcttacacaacacacacaccgttatacacacacacaagtctgTTATGATAAGGGGTATGTGGTAGCAGTTAGAGACGTGTTTTGTGACCTTTCCAaatttcctgttctcttttgttCATGGATGTATCCTCAGTACTTAGAAAACACGAAATAGTACATGAAATAGACGCTTGTGTTGCATAAACCTTACATAATTGACCTGTCTTACCGGATGGTGTGGTTTGGAGCTAAGGCCTGCTTTCCCGGCTGCAGACTCTTAGTCTGTGTGGCTGTCACTGCTCCCATGCTCAGACTCTGTTATGTACCATCCTAAGGCTGCTCAAGGGGAGAGTCTCAGGACACTTGTTCCTGCATAGCTCCTGCTGGGTCTGTCCTTGTCTGAGCTGAGAGTTCCATTTCTGCATGTGATACTAACGGATTCAGCTTTTGATGTGCTACTTGGTCTTGGCTGACAAACTACAAATACTTAATTTAATTTCAAGATCATCTGAATTGCCTTTTTATGTACACTTATAGCATCTGGGCCAGCCCACATACTTCCACCCTCTGTATTATCTCTTTGGACGGACCTCACATGTCATATTTTTCCCCAGGTTCAGGGTCGGAGGGAGAGGACAGCTTCCAGGTGGAGTTGGAGCTAGTAGAGTTGGCAGTGGGGACCCTGGATCTTCGGGAGTTTGAGGTATTGCCAAagcggaggaggaggaaaaggaataaTAAGAAGGAGAGAAGCCGAGACCTGGAGGCTCTTCCCCAGCAAACTCAAGGAGATGAGGCCCTCTCACAGTCCACCCAGGGACGGGCAGCCCCTGTGGGGCCTTCTCTGGATGAGGCCAAGACCCCCGATCAGTCAGAGCTCTGGGACATGCTTCTAGCTGCTTGCCGAGCCGGAGATGTTGGGATGTTGAAACTCCAGCTAGCTGCCGGCCCCATAGACCCTGGAGTTCTGTCTCTGCTCAGTGCCCCCTTGGGCTCCAGCGGCTTCACGCTCCTGCATGCGGCAGCTGCAGCTGGGAGAGGTTCAGTGGTTCGCCTGCTGCTGGAGGCGGGTGCTGACCCTACTGTGCAGTAAGTAAGGGTCCCCAAGCCGAGCCCTTTAGGGTATAGAGAGGATCGTCTGGAGGCTAATGGTGGTACTGGCTACTTCACAGTATCCCCTTCATCTGTCTGGGTGAGGTTGGGAGATGTAGGAAGCGAGCTGAACCCGTTTTTTTTGTGGGGGCGGTTTGCACCTAGGGACTCCAGGGCCCGGCCGCCATATACAGTCGCAGCTGACAAGTCAACACGTAATGAGTTCCGAAGGTTCATGGAGAAGAATCCAGATGCTTATGATTACAGCAAGGCTCAGGTGAGCtggaaaagaagcagcagcagagtAGGAAGCCATCACAGACCCTGGCTAGATCTTTTCCACGTTCTTCTAGCTTCCCCAAAGATAGCGTGTATGGGTCTTACCTTACCCTTCCCTGGAAATTCTCCAGGTGCCAGGGCCCCTGACGCCAGAAATGGAGGCACAGCAGGCTCTGCGGAAAAGGGAGCAGAAGGCTGCCCGGCGGCAACGGGAAAAACAGCAGCTGCAGCAGCGGGAGCAGGAGGCGCGGGAGCAAGAAGAGCGGCGGCGCTTTGCCGCCCTCAGCGATCGGGAGAAGGTGAGGCTGGTGGTTCTCTCTTCCACAGCTGAGACCTCCTGCGAGGTCCGACCCCTTCCCAGTGTGCCGCTGTCACTTCTGGAGCATCCCATCCACCACTGGGGCCTTGTCCTTAACAAGACTTCTCTCCCCCGCAGAGAGCCCTGGCTGCAGAGCGCAGGCTGGCTGCCCAGCTGGGAGCCCCCACCcctcaggccccaggctctgcagTCATCAGTGCTCAGTAAGTGCTCAGCCTGCAGGGGCAGGCGTGATGGGTGGGCTGTGTTGGGGCACGCAGAGTGCGTGCTTGCAGAGAACTCAGGCTGTTGAGGGGACCTGAGATGTTCTGGGAACCCTCTGGAGCCAAACCAGAAACGGcaggagggaatggggagagcTTGGATCGGAAAGTTTCCGGGGTACCTGGTCAGCCCTTTGTGTTCTTCTTGTCCAGACGCTGCTGGAGTTGTGGGACATCCCTCCAAGGCCTCGTTCCCTTTCACTATCTcgacttctctttctgctccacaCGCTGCCTCCGGGATCATCGCTGCCAGGCTGGAAAGCCCTCTTCCTGATCTCTTAGGGCTGTGCCTGGGGCTGACTCTGGGCCTTGAGAGGGTGCATTCATGCTAGCCTTAGGCTTCTTCTTTCCCATGAAACCAGAGTGTTTGGAAGATTAGGGAGGACACTCAGGAACCAGGGCAAAGACAGGGCCACAGAGGTGTGTGGAGCTGGTACTGTCTCTGGAACTTTAATCATAATAAAGTCTGGCAAGGAAACTGCACTTGTACTCGCATTCAGGCCTTGTGACCTTTGGTTCCACGTGGTCACCGGGGCCAGCACCAAGGGATCCTACCCACTCCGTGTCCCAGGCCCAAGGGTTACCTTTCTTTCAGTGCCCACTTAACTCCATTGGTTCAGAGGGACTTTGTGTATCAGCTGAGAGGGAATAGATGTATGTCTTATGCAAGGTGCTATTGAGGATAGGCCTATCCAGAAACTGGATTTGGGGCTCAGAAGGCACGTTTTCTAGCTCTAGCAATGTGATTTTGTTGAGGGCTCCCCTAGAAAACAGCAGGGGTCTTGGCACGTAGAGGGTCTGTTGTGGCCCCTGCCTTGTCCAGTACCGGCCCAAGTTAAACCCATTGATCCAGACTTGGCCctggcaaagagagaagaaaataaagggtcAGCTATCAAGGGCGTAGAATCATGCCCTTTGGGGTTTCTAATCAGAGGAATTTCTGCTGCCCCTTCTTCCATGATTTTCCTCTCATCACCTTGACCCCAACCCCACTGTCAGCAATACCTTGGTCCATCCAGGTAGAAAGAGGAAAGTGTCCCCGCCTTCTCCTAAAATTGAAAATGTTGTGGAGTAGAAGGTGGGGCCAGAGGGAGCTCGAGGGTGTGAACTTCTCAGCAACGGGAGGGGAAACCACCACTTTACAAGTTTATCAACTTTCAGAGGGAACATCAGCCACTGGGTAAGGACTGTTTGTCCCAGAACTGGTGGCTCTAATAGGCCCTGTgaagaagacaaatgaaaattcaTCATTCGTTAAGCTCTTAAGGCCAAACTGTCCCTAATCAAGCCCTGGGATATAACTGTTGGCCATGTCTAGAGCCCCACAAGTGACTACTTTGCTGCCTAACTCCTAAGCACATGGCTCTTGTCTATCTTTCATTAGGCCCCTATCTTTCCAAGGGACTTTGGTCAGTAAGAGTAtggaggagaagggggtgggcAAAGCTAGCTCACCTTGAAGTCACTGCTGTTGGACCCAAAACTGAGCCTCCCCATGTTCTCCAGCAGGATGTCCAGTTTGGCCCCCATTTTCCCCATCAAAAATAGTTGGTGTTTCATGTTTCGTTCCAAGACACCCTGAAACACCTGTGGATAAAAAGATCTGTGAGCGGAAGGGCTCCACATCTAGCTCGTGGCCATGACACAGGAAGCTACGTTAGCACCTGTATCTGGGGAGCAAAGAGAATGTGGCCTGTCAGTTACCCATCCATTCTGGAACCTTAGCCTCAGCCAAATTCTTCCTCATCCCAGCTTATCCCTGGGCCCCCTGCAAATGTGGGCAGACAATGGGAAAAGGTAGATAAGGGGACCTTAAGGCTAAAGGtgctgggaaggagagaggagatgggCTCACAAGTTTCTTACCCCATCTACCATCACATAGGCACGGTCATGGACTCCATTGTTAGGCACCCACAATTGTGTTGGCTCAGAAACAGTATGGGTCAGATAGGTCCGGTACAACATAAAGCCGTGGTCCTGGGTGTGGAAGAGTTAAGTACTTAAGATGAACTGAGAGGTAAGAGAGGACACTGTGGGGAAGATGTGCAGCTCAGAGAATCTTTGGCTACAGCTGTTGAGGAAGGTTGCCATTCCTACTGGATGTGGGATTATGCCTTACCTGTTTGACAGCCTCAAAGGTCATTGGCAAGATTGAACGGATGGGCCCGTGGGGACACAGGATGTCCAGGAAAGACAGCAGATACCCATCCTATTAGAAAAAGGGAAAGGTATTAGAACAAAGGGGAAGTTTCGGAATAGAGGGCAGGATAGGCTAGGCCATTTATAGAGAATAAAGAGGTAGGATCAGAGAAAAGATGGGGAAGAGCTTACCAGATGCAGGGTCAAAGGTCCGAGCATCATCTTAGGGCTGGGGGGAGGTAAAGGTCCCAAGGGAATTTCCTGGAACTGAGCCCAAATTCTCTCAGGAGCCATAGGAAAACCACACAACCCCTATTCCAAAACCCCGCACAGGGATCTTAACCTGGGGTCCAGGGAAGGGCTTCATGGGGTCATGAAGATCCTGTAATTTTGCACACACTTGTGTGTATCTTCCCAAATAGTCCCCATTTGGGTGGGTGGGAAATGCTTCTGTGAGGCTATGTGGCCCAGACAACAACCAGTGATTTATGGGATCCCATTACAAACAATTTAAGTACTCCCtttccccaaattaataaaaGCCTTTGGCACTTAATGAAGTGGTAGGGCACCTTGCTGATGACATTTCGAAGAGCAAAAAGCTTAGGTGTAGGGTCCCCGGCTTCAGATATTGGTGCATCATAGTCATAGCTGGTAGTAATTGGAAGAAAGCGTCCCTTCTCATCAGCACCTGGGGTCAAatcaatttcattaattcaaTATCTCTCAAATAATAGGCACTAAGCGACGAAATTCATGCCGAGAAGTTTGCCATCAGAGGGGACAGGGGTGGCCACATCCAGCTTCTAGACCTCATAATCTAATTCCTTGATACGTCCCTGCTTCTACCCCAGGGACCATCTGGACTCACCATTCCAGTATCCGAAGTTGGTACCTCCATGGAACATGTACCTGAAgagggggggaaggtgggggaaagGCAAAAGCTGACCCACTGAATCTTCACTTTCATCCCCAACACCCAGTTACAGCTTCATGTTGGCCCATGTCTCCAGTTACATGTTCACGCTGGCTCCCAACTTCAGCATGTTCTCTAGACCTTTGGTTACAGCTGAAATGGATCGTGTGGAGTGATTCTGGCCCCAGTAATCCAGCCAGCCTGTGTAGTATTCAGAGTTCACCTAGAAGGTGAAGTGGAAGATACCATAAATGAAATGGGAAACTGAGCTTGACCCATTCCAAACCCTGACTCTTGTTTTGACTGTCATCCCCTCCAGCTCCTCACCAATGGCCCATGGGGTTCATATTTCCGAAGCAGGGCAAAGATTTCGGTCATGTTGTCAGCTGCAGAGAGGAGGCAAAAGGTGAACGATAAACAGAAGAGGTGCCCCTTCCCCAGACTCCACTCCTAACCCTTGCTCAGGAGACCTGGGCCAAAATCTACAGTGGTATAGAGTCCCTGGAGGGAGCCACATTTGAGTCCTTCAGGCCCATCTGTGGTGAAGAGCAAGATCCTGTCTCCTAGTAGCGCACGGAAGAGCCCAGCCAAGTGTCTCATGTAGGTGAAGTCACAGGCTTTGTAGCTACCATATTCATTCTCCACCtgccaaggaaaaggaaaagtggaaCTTGGCCATGCGGTGGGGGTTAGGACCCCTGGCTCCTCCTTCCCCTTACCCAGACAATTTGTACCCAGTCACTTGTACCTGAATGCTAATGATGTTGCCCCCATTGTGGTAGAGCCATGGATATAACTTGGGCAGCAAGACCTTGAACCAGGAGTCCACTGCGGCAAGAAAGTCTAAAGGAAGGAGCAGTGCTCTGCTCATTAGGACACCACCGCCTCCATAGCCCCCACCCTTAGTATCTATGCCAGCAACTTCAGTGATGCCTGAACCCTGGGCAGTTGGCATCCCACTTGTCTGCAACTAAATCTGAGAAGCAGTGAGTCTGAAACCCTCTTATGTACTTGTATGGCAAGGACATCTGGGCACAGGAACCCCTGAAGCAGTGTTTCTTGTaaatttagtttttagtttttaaacgtaagaaaaatgttaaatgcatCATATGGATGCAAGTGTATACTTGCGAGGGCTGTGAAGTAGCATGGGAATTCacagaaatgcagactctctGATCTGCACCCTAATGTAACTGACGATCCAAGTGATTTGAGTCATTAATTGAAACACCGCTGTATGCGGTATCACGCCTTAGGTATCATCCTCAACTCCTGTTTGTGATTTTTGTTGATTCACCCTCAGGgtcttcacttcacttcactctGCCTGACACTTTCTCCCCACCGTCCTTTATCCAGCCAACTCCAATGCAAGCTTAAGATCTTAACTTATTTCACTTCCTCAGGAAAACCTCGGATATCCCACATGAGGGCAGATATCTGTTACACACTCTCACATCACCTCATACTTCTTTTTCAAGCATGTAACAAATTATAATTAAGCATTTACTTCTATAATTGTTTCCCGacagtctctctcccccaccgTGAGCAGGAACCTAGTCTGTCAGGTTCATTTGCTGCATCCTATGGCTGGGGACAATGCCTAGTAGGTAGCAGACTCTCAAAGGTGGAGTCAACAAAAGATGTGTTGGGGGATATTTTTGCGTTAAGACACTGAACCcctttacattttgtttcctgTATAAAGGGTGCCCAGGTTTGACTGCCTCCTTTAATCCAAGCGTATATTAAATCTcatccaacaagtatttatggGTGCTTACTATACGCCAAATAATGCTCTAGGTGTTAGGGATACAGAGTACAACAAAATAGACCAAAATCTCTGCCCTTGTCGAATTGCCTTTCCAGTGAGGAAggcagacaataaataaatagctaaaatGTATAGTGTGTTGGtgccaacaacaaaaaaatatatatggaagaaGGATATatatggaagaaggaagaaaaatatatatggaagaaGGGGAGCTTAAATTTTAGAGCGTAGCCCAGGGAAGGCATCACGGAGAAGGTGATTCTGCAGGAAGACTGCGGGAGCACCGAGTGCAAAGGCCTCAAGGCAGGAATGTGCCTGGTGAGTCTGAAAAACAGCCAGTGAAGCCAGTGTGAACAATAAGGGAAAGAGTAGATGTCAGGTAGGTGACTGGGCCAATTAGGTAGGACCTAATAGGCCATTTTAAGGAGTCCATGGTTCATATTCTGAATGAGATGAGAACCTATTAGAGAGATTTAAGTAGAGAAATGACATGATCTGAGATATATGTTTAACTTATATTTGCATTGAGAACAGACTAtaaggggtgagggcagagaaggggaagcaATAAGGAACCTATTCAAGTAGTCCAGGTGGGAGAGGCAGCTTGGACCAGTGGGGGTGATGAAAAGTAGTTGAAGTCAGTATATTCAATATATTTGCAGGACTTTCTGATAGGTTGAATATGAGAAAAAGGTGTAACAAATACCATAGTGTTTAGCCTGATCAGTTGCAAAATGGAGTTGTTATGAACTGAGGCGAGATGGTAGGAACAGCTAGTTGGAGAGGCCATACCAGAAGCTTAATTGTATCATTATGCCTTAGATCTCCAAACATGCAACCAGATATAGGTTTTCAGAGGCCAAGGGAGAGTCCTGGAACTGGAGATACATATTTCAGAGTCATTAACTATTAGATGGGATCAAAAGCCATGAGAATGGATGAGATTGTCTAAGGAAACACATAGAAAAGAGAAGCATCCCAGGACTGAGCCCTGAAACACCCCAGCATTTagaggaaacagaaagggagaaaaaccagCAAGAGACTAAGAAGGAAGGGTCAGCAAGGCTGGGatgtggggggaaggagggggaccAGACAAAGGTGGTATTTTGGAAGCTGAGAGAAGAATGCATTTCAAAGAACGGAGGCCTAGAGAGGGACCGTGGATTCAGCAGTGAAGAGGTTGCTAGCTTTCTTGAGAACAATGGACATTGCATGTTGGTGTCCCATCACTACTTTGCCATTTCAAATGCATTTCATagtc belongs to Felis catus isolate Fca126 chromosome C1, F.catus_Fca126_mat1.0, whole genome shotgun sequence and includes:
- the GLB1L gene encoding beta-galactosidase-1-like protein isoform X1: MAPKKPPCLPSLLLPLLTLLLPQADTRSFIVDRENDRFLLDGAPFRYVSGSLHYFRVPRVLWADRLLKMRMSGLNAVQFYVPWNYHEPEPGVYNFNGSRDLTAFLNEASIADLLVILRPGPYICAEWEMGGLPAWLLQKPEIQLRTSDPDFLAAVDSWFKVLLPKLYPWLYHNGGNIISIQVENEYGSYKACDFTYMRHLAGLFRALLGDRILLFTTDGPEGLKCGSLQGLYTTVDFGPADNMTEIFALLRKYEPHGPLVNSEYYTGWLDYWGQNHSTRSISAVTKGLENMLKLGASVNMYMFHGGTNFGYWNGADEKGRFLPITTSYDYDAPISEAGDPTPKLFALRNVISKFQEIPLGPLPPPSPKMMLGPLTLHLDGYLLSFLDILCPHGPIRSILPMTFEAVKQDHGFMLYRTYLTHTVSEPTQLWVPNNGVHDRAYVMVDGVFQGVLERNMKHQLFLMGKMGAKLDILLENMGRLSFGSNSSDFKGLLEPPVLGQTVLTQWLMFPLKVDKLVKWWFPLPLLRSSHPRAPSGPTFYSTTFSILGEGGDTFLFLPGWTKGQVWINGFNLGRYWTRQGPQQTLYVPRPLLFSRGALNKITLLELENVPSEPQIQFLDRPILNSTLHKTYIYSLSADTQSPSEPMELSGH
- the GLB1L gene encoding beta-galactosidase-1-like protein isoform X2, translated to MPEADTRSFIVDRENDRFLLDGAPFRYVSGSLHYFRVPRVLWADRLLKMRMSGLNAVQFYVPWNYHEPEPGVYNFNGSRDLTAFLNEASIADLLVILRPGPYICAEWEMGGLPAWLLQKPEIQLRTSDPDFLAAVDSWFKVLLPKLYPWLYHNGGNIISIQVENEYGSYKACDFTYMRHLAGLFRALLGDRILLFTTDGPEGLKCGSLQGLYTTVDFGPADNMTEIFALLRKYEPHGPLVNSEYYTGWLDYWGQNHSTRSISAVTKGLENMLKLGASVNMYMFHGGTNFGYWNGADEKGRFLPITTSYDYDAPISEAGDPTPKLFALRNVISKFQEIPLGPLPPPSPKMMLGPLTLHLDGYLLSFLDILCPHGPIRSILPMTFEAVKQDHGFMLYRTYLTHTVSEPTQLWVPNNGVHDRAYVMVDGVFQGVLERNMKHQLFLMGKMGAKLDILLENMGRLSFGSNSSDFKGLLEPPVLGQTVLTQWLMFPLKVDKLVKWWFPLPLLRSSHPRAPSGPTFYSTTFSILGEGGDTFLFLPGWTKGQVWINGFNLGRYWTRQGPQQTLYVPRPLLFSRGALNKITLLELENVPSEPQIQFLDRPILNSTLHKTYIYSLSADTQSPSEPMELSGH
- the GLB1L gene encoding beta-galactosidase-1-like protein isoform X3, whose product is MAPKKPPCLPSLLLPLLTLLLPQADTRSFIVDRENDRFLLDGAPFRYVSGSLHYFRVPRVLWADRLLKMRMSGLNAVQFYVPWNYHEPEPGVYNFNGSRDLTAFLNEASIADLLVILRPGPYICAEWEMGGLPAWLLQKPEIQLRTSDPDFLAAVDSWFKVLLPKLYPWLYHNGGNIISIQVENEYGSYKACDFTYMRHLAGLFRALLGDRILLFTTDGPEGLKCGSLQGLYTTVDFGPADNMTEIFALLRKYEPHGPLVNSEYYTGWLDYWGQNHSTRSISAVTKGLENMLKLGASVNMYMFHGGTNFGYWNGADEKGRFLPITTSYDYDAPISEAGDPTPKLFALRNVISKDGYLLSFLDILCPHGPIRSILPMTFEAVKQDHGFMLYRTYLTHTVSEPTQLWVPNNGVHDRAYVMVDGVFQGVLERNMKHQLFLMGKMGAKLDILLENMGRLSFGSNSSDFKGLLEPPVLGQTVLTQWLMFPLKVDKLVKWWFPLPLLRSSHPRAPSGPTFYSTTFSILGEGGDTFLFLPGWTKGQVWINGFNLGRYWTRQGPQQTLYVPRPLLFSRGALNKITLLELENVPSEPQIQFLDRPILNSTLHKTYIYSLSADTQSPSEPMELSGH
- the GLB1L gene encoding beta-galactosidase-1-like protein isoform X4, which codes for MAPKKPPCLPSLLLPLLTLLLPQADTRSFIVDRENDRFLLDGAPFRYVSGSLHYFRVPRVLWADRLLKMRMSGLNAVQFYVPWNYHEPEPGVYNFNGSRDLTAFLNEASIADLLVILRPGPYICAEWEMGGLPAWLLQKPEIQLRTSDPDFLAAVDSWFKVLLPKLYPWLYHNGGNIISIQVENEYGSYKACDFTYMRHLAGLFRALLGDRILLFTTDGPEGLKCGSLQGLYTTVDFGPADNMTEIFALLRKYEPHGPLVNSEYYTGWLDYWGQNHSTRSISAVTKGLENMLKLGASVNMYMFHGGTNFGYWNGADEKGRFLPITTSYDYDAPISEAGDPTPKLFALRNVISKFQEIPLGPLPPPSPKMMLGPLTLHLDGYLLSFLDILCPHGPIRSILPMTFEAVKQDHGFMLYRTYLTHTVSEPTQLWVPNNGVHDRAYVMVDGVFQGVLERNMKHQLFLMGKMGAKLDILLENMGRLSFGSNSSDFKGQVWINGFNLGRYWTRQGPQQTLYVPRPLLFSRGALNKITLLELENVPSEPQIQFLDRPILNSTLHKTYIYSLSADTQSPSEPMELSGH